The following coding sequences lie in one Zingiber officinale cultivar Zhangliang chromosome 2B, Zo_v1.1, whole genome shotgun sequence genomic window:
- the LOC122046306 gene encoding solute carrier family 40 member 2, chloroplastic-like isoform X1 produces MVLLAASSWSPSSAQPFFACSSVLRAASGPASGLCVISLRQLTLRPQWHLSRRLGTSTPKCFAPNIDIDCENDAVEDSTAENPRSFSSGSLVSVHLKSDILGANPLDLSGKEADANNLFTKLHVLSKVEQDALAATPTHPTGLYALYAISLVGNLVERLWNFVWPAAVATIYPNLLPVAVLEFFTKLTVFVGGPMVGTLLDYFPRVPVYHCLNFVQTAAQLLSAGMIIYALNLVKQSSASSVLLQPWFVILVVAAAIERLAGLALGVTMERDWVVLLAGRNRPVALAQANSILGRADLFCEIAGASLFGILLSKYNSVTCLKLACGMTVFVQPVLFVLGQLINSLSHGVLDLSRSPNMKPVVTPLFDASEIVGTGLDAFRQGWKEYKHQPVLPASLAYVLLYFNVALAPGSIMTALLVHHGINPSIIGGFSGLCSIMGFAATFMSASLVKRLGILKAGAAGLMFQAFLLTLAVSVYWTGSITQQTRLLIFLSLIVVSRLGHMSYDVVGTQILQMGIPPAKANLIGITEVSMASLAELLMFGVAIIANDVAHFGFLATLSVSSVAVAAAIFCQWLANPTKSQRELFQFDRGF; encoded by the exons ATGGTGTTGCTCGCTGCATCCTCTTGGTCACCGTCATCGGCTCAACCGTTCTTCGCCTGTTCTTCTGTCCTACGGGCAGCTTCGGGGCCGGCCTCCGGCCTGTGCGTTATCTCCCTTCGACAGCTGACGTTGAGGCCCCAATGGCACCTCAGTCGcag GTTGGGTACATCCACACCAAAATGTTTCGCCCCAAACATTGACATTGACTGTGAAAATGATGCAGTTGAGGATTCAACTGCAGAAAATCCTAGGTCCTTTTCATCTGGCAGCTTAGTGTCAGTTCATCTCAAGTCAGATATTCTTGGAGCCAACCCTTTAGATTTGTCAGGCAAAGAGGCAGATGCAAATAACCTTTTTACAAAATTGCAT GTGTTATCCAAAGTGGAACAAGATGCTCTAGCAGCTACTCCAACACACCCTACTGGTTTATATG CTCTCTATGCAATCTCCTTAGTTGGAAATCTAGTTGAACGACTTTGGAATTTTGTTTGGCCTGCTGCTGTTGCAACTATCTATCCTAATTTGCTTCCTGTTGCTGTTCTGGAGTTCTTCACAAAG CTTACTGTCTTTGTGGGCGGGCCCATGGTTGGTACTCTTCTGGACTATTTTCCAAGAGTTCCTGTGTACCATTGTCTTAATTTTGTTCAG ACAGCTGCTCAGTTGTTATCAGCTGGGATGATCATTTATGCACTCAACTTGGTAAAGCAAAGCTCTGCATCTTCTGTGCTTCTTCAACCTTGGTTTGTTATCCTGGTGGTTGCTGCAGCAATTGAAAGGCTTGCAGGTTTAGCATTGGGAGTTACCATGGAACGTGATTGGGTTGTTCTG TTAGCAGGCAGAAACAGGCCAGTTGCACTCGCCCAAGCAAATTCTATACTAGGTCGTGCTGACCTTTTTTGTGAG ATAGCTGGTGCTTCACTTTTTGGCATTTTGTTGTCGAAATACAATTCAGTGACATGCTTAAAACTTGCATGTGGCATGACGGTGTTTGTCCAACCTGTTCTG TTTGTCTTGGGCCAGCTGATCAATTCACTTTCCCATGGTGTTCTTGATCTCTCCAGATCCCCTAATATGAAACCTGTTGTCACACCTTTGTTTGATGCATCAGAAATAG TTGGAACAGGGTTGGATGCTTTCAGACAAGGCTGGAAAGAATACAAGCATCAGCCTGTCCTTCCTGCAAGTTTGGCATATGTGTTGCTTTATTTCAATGTTGCTCTAGCTCCTGGTTCCATCATGACAGCATTGCTTGTACATCACG GCATCAATCCATCAATTATTGGTGGATTCAGTGGATTGTGTTCTATCATGGGTTTTGCTGCAACATTCATGTCTGCAAGCTTGGTAAAAAGGCTTGGCATACTAAAG GCAGGAGCTGCTGGATTGATGTTTCAAGCATTTTTGCTCACGTTAGCTGTTTCGGTGTATTGGACTGGTTCTATCACTCAGCAAACTAGGCTGCTAATCTTTCTATCTTTAATT GTGGTTTCACGGTTGGGCCATATGTCGTATGATGTTGTAGGAACACAGATTCTTCAAATGGGAATTCCGCCTGCCAAAGCAAACTTGATAGGGATAACTGAAGTCTCGATGGCCAGTCTCGCCGAACTTCTCATGTTTGGCGTTGCAATAATTGCAAACGACGTCGCGCATTTTGGTTTCTTGGCTACACTTTCTGTATCTTCTGTTGCAGTGGCTGCCGCGATATTCTGTCAGTGGCTGGCTAACCCAACGAAGAGCCAGAGGGAACTCTTCCAGTTTGATAGAGGATTTTGA
- the LOC122046306 gene encoding solute carrier family 40 member 2, chloroplastic-like isoform X2, giving the protein MAPQSQVLSKVEQDALAATPTHPTGLYALYAISLVGNLVERLWNFVWPAAVATIYPNLLPVAVLEFFTKLTVFVGGPMVGTLLDYFPRVPVYHCLNFVQTAAQLLSAGMIIYALNLVKQSSASSVLLQPWFVILVVAAAIERLAGLALGVTMERDWVVLLAGRNRPVALAQANSILGRADLFCEIAGASLFGILLSKYNSVTCLKLACGMTVFVQPVLFVLGQLINSLSHGVLDLSRSPNMKPVVTPLFDASEIVGTGLDAFRQGWKEYKHQPVLPASLAYVLLYFNVALAPGSIMTALLVHHGINPSIIGGFSGLCSIMGFAATFMSASLVKRLGILKAGAAGLMFQAFLLTLAVSVYWTGSITQQTRLLIFLSLIVVSRLGHMSYDVVGTQILQMGIPPAKANLIGITEVSMASLAELLMFGVAIIANDVAHFGFLATLSVSSVAVAAAIFCQWLANPTKSQRELFQFDRGF; this is encoded by the exons ATGGCACCTCAGTCGcag GTGTTATCCAAAGTGGAACAAGATGCTCTAGCAGCTACTCCAACACACCCTACTGGTTTATATG CTCTCTATGCAATCTCCTTAGTTGGAAATCTAGTTGAACGACTTTGGAATTTTGTTTGGCCTGCTGCTGTTGCAACTATCTATCCTAATTTGCTTCCTGTTGCTGTTCTGGAGTTCTTCACAAAG CTTACTGTCTTTGTGGGCGGGCCCATGGTTGGTACTCTTCTGGACTATTTTCCAAGAGTTCCTGTGTACCATTGTCTTAATTTTGTTCAG ACAGCTGCTCAGTTGTTATCAGCTGGGATGATCATTTATGCACTCAACTTGGTAAAGCAAAGCTCTGCATCTTCTGTGCTTCTTCAACCTTGGTTTGTTATCCTGGTGGTTGCTGCAGCAATTGAAAGGCTTGCAGGTTTAGCATTGGGAGTTACCATGGAACGTGATTGGGTTGTTCTG TTAGCAGGCAGAAACAGGCCAGTTGCACTCGCCCAAGCAAATTCTATACTAGGTCGTGCTGACCTTTTTTGTGAG ATAGCTGGTGCTTCACTTTTTGGCATTTTGTTGTCGAAATACAATTCAGTGACATGCTTAAAACTTGCATGTGGCATGACGGTGTTTGTCCAACCTGTTCTG TTTGTCTTGGGCCAGCTGATCAATTCACTTTCCCATGGTGTTCTTGATCTCTCCAGATCCCCTAATATGAAACCTGTTGTCACACCTTTGTTTGATGCATCAGAAATAG TTGGAACAGGGTTGGATGCTTTCAGACAAGGCTGGAAAGAATACAAGCATCAGCCTGTCCTTCCTGCAAGTTTGGCATATGTGTTGCTTTATTTCAATGTTGCTCTAGCTCCTGGTTCCATCATGACAGCATTGCTTGTACATCACG GCATCAATCCATCAATTATTGGTGGATTCAGTGGATTGTGTTCTATCATGGGTTTTGCTGCAACATTCATGTCTGCAAGCTTGGTAAAAAGGCTTGGCATACTAAAG GCAGGAGCTGCTGGATTGATGTTTCAAGCATTTTTGCTCACGTTAGCTGTTTCGGTGTATTGGACTGGTTCTATCACTCAGCAAACTAGGCTGCTAATCTTTCTATCTTTAATT GTGGTTTCACGGTTGGGCCATATGTCGTATGATGTTGTAGGAACACAGATTCTTCAAATGGGAATTCCGCCTGCCAAAGCAAACTTGATAGGGATAACTGAAGTCTCGATGGCCAGTCTCGCCGAACTTCTCATGTTTGGCGTTGCAATAATTGCAAACGACGTCGCGCATTTTGGTTTCTTGGCTACACTTTCTGTATCTTCTGTTGCAGTGGCTGCCGCGATATTCTGTCAGTGGCTGGCTAACCCAACGAAGAGCCAGAGGGAACTCTTCCAGTTTGATAGAGGATTTTGA
- the LOC122046308 gene encoding pectinesterase inhibitor 12-like: MASFVVVLLALSSSGLFLNPVTGVCIPRNASITFDLADSPVALSPEPQSVQGPSKQQEAPAPAPAAQDDSVLLVGGGFGDGHLSLPPLLQAAVASLCQKTDYPDLCLSSAQQFLSASAGWQVDAVTFLKVQMAACRARVEAAKGEVAALLKQPGTTARVASTLQVCADSYDDAFDNLDAAGNAVAARDKDTINIMLSALVDDFATCEDGFAEMQDTSPLAAVDDALSKLGSNCLAIADLI, translated from the coding sequence ATGGCTTCCTTCGTCGTCGTCCTCCTCGCCCTCTCCTCCTCCGGCCTCTTCCTTAACCCTGTCACCGGAGTCTGCATCCCTCGCAACGCCTCGATCACCTTCGATTTAGCAGACTCCCCGGTGGCATTGTCGCCTGAACCGCAGAGTGTTCAGGGGCCATCCAAACAACAAGAGGCTCCAGCTCCAGCTCCAGCGGCACAGGATGATTCTGTTTTGCTGGTTGGTGGCGGCTTCGGCGACGGCCATCTCTCGCTGCCTCCCCTCCTCCAAGCGGCGGTGGCCTCGCTGTGCCAGAAAACCGACTACCCGGATCTGTGCTTGTCATCGGCGCAGCAGTTCCTGTCGGCCAGCGCCGGGTGGCAGGTGGACGCGGTAACGTTTCTGAAGGTGCAAATGGCGGCGTGCCGAGCGAGGGTGGAGGCGGCGAAGGGAGAGGTGGCGGCGCTGCTGAAGCAGCCAGGAACGACCGCGCGGGTGGCGAGCACGCTCCAGGTGTGCGCCGACAGCTACGACGACGCGTTCGACAACCTGGACGCGGCCGGCAACGCCGTGGCGGCGCGCGACAAAGACACCATCAACATCATGCTCTCCGCCCTCGTCGACGACTTCGCCACCTGCGAGGACGGCTTCGCCGAGATGCAGGACACCTCGCCGCTCGCCGCCGTCGACGACGCGCTCTCCAAGCTCGGCAGCAACTGCCTCGCCATCGCCGACTTGATCTAA
- the LOC122046309 gene encoding bZIP transcription factor 53-like: MDDRNQKRKLSNRESAKRSRIRKQRHLEELLDAAARLRKENGRAVDQVEALSEQHRRMEAENAALRAEAERLTETLRSLHCLVEEDPWRPTHPAMAAMASTDVPLRVYPCGR, translated from the coding sequence ATGGACGACCGGAACCAGAAGAGGAAGCTCTCCAACCGGGAGTCGGCGAAGCGGTCGCGGATTCGGAAGCAGCGGCATTTGGAGGAGCTCCTGGACGCGGCGGCGCGTCTGAGGAAAGAGAATGGAAGGGCGGTGGATCAGGTGGAGGCGCTGAGCGAGCAACACCGGAGGATGGAGGCGGAGAACGCCGCGCTCAGGGCGGAGGCGGAGCGGCTGACGGAGACGCTGCGGTCGCTGCACTGCCTGGTGGAGGAAGACCCATGGCGGCCGACACACCCGGCCATGGCCGCCATGGCGTCGACTGACGTACCGCTTCGTGTTTATCCTTGTGGCCGGTAG
- the LOC122046307 gene encoding calreticulin-like, with protein MAILRSRLLVAALATVLAVASICSAEIYLEERFDDGWENRWVKSDWKKDENMAGEWIYTSGNWTGDAEDKGIQTSEDYRFYAISAEFPEFNNKGKTLVFQFSVKHEQKLDCGGGYIKLLSGEVDQKKFGGDTPYSIMFGPDICLHSTKKVHAIFSRDGKNHLIKKEVPCKTDQLTHVYTFIVHPDATYSILIDNNERQTGSLYDDWDILPKKQITDPDAKKPEDWDDKQYIPDPEDKKPEGYDDILKEITDPDAKKPEDWNEEEDGEWTAPTIPNPEYKGPWKQKKIKNPNYKGKWEAPLIDNPDYKDDPDIYAYPNLRYVGIELWQVKSGTLFDNILVSDDPEYAKKFAEETWGKNKLAEKAAFDEAEKKKEEEESKDDESDIEDKDEDDAESDSDAEEKEKETAHDEL; from the exons ATGGCGATCTTGAGAAGTCGTTTGCTGGTCGCTGCCCTAGCGACAGTTCTCGCCGTCGCTTCGATCTGCTCCGCCGAGATCTACTTGGAGGAGCGATTTGACG ATGGGTGGGAGAATCGGTGGGTCAAATCTGACTGGAAGAAGGATGAAAACATGGCTGGAGAATGGATCTACACTTCTGGAAATTGGACAGGCGATGCTGAAGATAAAG GAATCCAAACCTCTGAAGACTACAGATTCTATGCCATTTCAGCAGAGTTCCCTGAGTTTAACAACAAGGGCAAGACATTAGTATTCCAATTCTCAGTAAAACATGAACAAAAACTTGACTGTGGTGGTGGCTACATTAAATTGCTTAGTGGTGAAGTAGATCAGAAGAAATTTGGTGGAGATACTCCTTACAG TATCATGTTTGGACCTGACATCTGTTTGCATAGCACTAAAAAGGTTCATGCCATCTTTTCACGTGATGGGAAAAACCACTTGATTAAGAAAGAAGTTCCATGCAAGACTGATCAACTAACTCATGTGTATACTTTCATCGTCCATCCTGATGCTACATACAGCATTCTTATTGATAACAATGAGAGGCAAACAGGTAGCTTGTATGATGATTGGGATATTCTTCCTAAGAAGCAAATCACGGACCCTGATGCCAAGAAG CCTGAAGATTGGGATGACAAGCAGTACATCCCTGATCCAGAGGACAAGAAACCTGAG GGGTACGATGATATTCTCAAGGAGATTACTGATCCTGATGCTAAAAAG CCTGAAGATTGGAATGAAGAAGAGGATGGTGAATGGACAGCACCGACCATTCCCAACCCTGAATACAAGGGGCCCTGGAAGCAAAAG aaaATTAAGAATCCCAATTACAAGGGGAAGTGGGAGGCACCATTGATTGATAACCCTG ATTACAAGGATGACCCTGATATCTATGCCTATCCCAATTTGAGATATGTAGGCATTGAATTATGGCAG GTGAAATCTGGAACTCTGTTTGATAACATTCTGGTCTCTGATGATCCTGAATATGCCAAAAAATTTGCTGAAGAAACATGGGGCAAAAATAAGCTT GCTGAAAAAGCAGCATTTGATGAAGctgagaaaaagaaggaagaggag GAATCTAAAGATGATGAGTCAGATATAGAA GATAAAGATGAAGATGATGCAGAGTCTGATTCAGATGcggaagaaaaggaaaaggagacTGCTCAT GATGAGCTTTAG